DNA sequence from the Sulfurimonas sediminis genome:
TGTACCAAAAGTGCCATAACACCCTCTTCTGTACCCACTTCATATTTCATAAACTGTGTAGCCGTATTTTTCATAAGTGCATCTTCAAGCGGATGCGCATATACTATTTTTGCACCGTTATGCTGGGATGCTGTTCGCACGGCATAGCGTACCATCGGATTATCCGTCGCCAAACGTGTGCCGATAATAATGATCGCGTCAGCCTGTTTGACGGCATCCATCGAAGCACTGTGATGCAGTTTACCGCTTACTGAAGAATAAGCTTTCATAAATTCAGCATACAGTCTTGCATCCTCATTAAAAAGTTTTATCCCAAGTTTCTCTTTTAAAAGCTGTAAAATATGCGCCTCTTCATTTGTAATAATGGAAGAAAAGCGTATTGCGTTTGCATTTTGAATAGCTTCAACTGCCTTTTTAAATGCTTCTTCGTCTTTAGAGGCACGATTTTCAAAATCAAATCCGAAACGCCCTGCTCCACATAATGAATTGAATTCATAATTGTTTTTCACTCTGTAAATAGAATCTTCACCATTAATACCGACATGGCGTGTTTCATATTCCAAAGCACATCCTGCGGAACAGTGAGCACATGTTGAGGGAACACGGGAGAGTTCCCAGGCATTTGCAGAGTATTGAAAATCACTGCTTACCAAAGCACCGACCGGACAGACTGCAATACATTCACCACAGAATGTACAGTCTAATGTTTGGGCATTTTTTGGGATAATGACAGAAGAATAACCACCGAATTTTACTTCAATAGCATCATCCCCTATAACTTCATTACATACATGTACACATTTTTCGCACATAATACATAATGCAGGATCATAATTAATCAGTCCCCAGTGCTCCACTTTTCTGAGTTGGTCTTTTGCAGAAAACTCCTGTTGTGCTACGCCAAACTCCAAAGTCATATTTTGCAGATCACATTCACCTGATTTATCACAAACACCACACTCCAATGGATGATTTACATCATAGAGTTTCATGATATTTGTCCGTTCAAGCTCAAGCTCGGCAGAATTTGTTCTGACTTCAATACCCTCTGTCGGAGGTGTGTTGCAAGAGAGAACAAGCCCGTCTACACCTTCTACCTCGACAGAACAGATACGGCATGAGGCACAGGGTGTTGTTTTAGAAATATAGCACATAGTAGGAATGTAGATGTCATTTTTTCTCGCAGCCTGAAGAATTGTCTCCCCTTTTACTGCTGTAACATCTTTGCCGTCAATTTTAAAATTTATAATTTTACTCATTTACGACTCCCCTTATGCCTGTACCATTGCTATATAATAACAACGCATACATCTGTCAGCTTCACTTAAAGCCTGCTCCTGTGTAAAGCCAAGGTTTACTTCCGCATTATTATGCTTTCGCACTTCAACATCCAAAACAGAAGAGTGCTCACGAGGAAGACCCGGCAGCCAGCCGGTAACTTTCTCTTTTTTATCATAAACTTTCAGTTTTACAAGATGATCTTCCATAATCTCATCATCAGTCAAGCTTATTTCACCGGTCTGCACATAACGAGCCATGACTGATGCTGCCCGCTTTGCCTGACCTACGGCATTGACAATCGTCATAGGACCATACTCACAGTCACCTGCGGCAAAAATACCTTTGCGTGATGTCATATAGTCTTTTCCGTTTGTCTTGATTGTAGCCCATGAAGTCATCTCTATTTCCCACTCTTCAGGCAGCAGATCCAAATCAGCCGACTGAGATACCGCAGGAATAAGATAGTCTGCTTCAATGGTATAAGACTCTCCTTCAATTTTTACAAGCTGCGCGCGTCCACCGTTTGGATCCGGAACAAGTTCAAACTTGTCAATCAGCAACTCTCTTAAAATATCATTTTCATCTGTCGTAATTTTATTTACAGCGGAGTGAAAAAGAAACTCAACACCCTCTTCAACCGCTTCATGGTACTCTTCATAAGTTGTATTGCGTATAATTGTCTTCTCATCACGACGGTAAATCATATAGACTTTTTTTGCGTTTGCCCGAATTGCACAACGCACAACATCCATTGAAGTAAATCCGCCACCGACACAGACAACAGTTTTACCTGTCAAGTCTACATAATCGGTTGTCAGCAGATTCTCTTCCTGAACCTCTTTTGGAATGGTAATACCGTATTTTTCATACAGATTGACACGGTCAAGAAAGTCAATTGCTCCCCAGTATCCCTTAATCTCAGGTCTCTCATTTTCACAACGCACCTTTTTGGAGATTCGGGTACCGACAGCTACCATTGTTGCATCATATTCTTTTTCAAATCTTCGCATATCATCAGCAGTAATTCTGGAGTTTGTGATAAAATTCACACCCATATCACGGACACATTCAATATCTTGATTATATTTGTCAACAGGCATACGGTATTCGGGAACACCGACAGCCACTTCACCGCCCAAGACAGGAAGGTCTTCATAAACATCAACTTCTATTCCCTCTGCAGCAAGATAATAGGCAGTTGTGAGTCCTGCAGGACCTGCACCGATAACAGCAACTTTTTTATCAATCGGCGGTTTTTTCTCCATAGGATGAAAAAAGCTGTATTCATGATCGGTTTCCCAGTCTGCACCCAAACGTTTAAGCGCCATAATTGAAATAGGCTCATCAAGATTGGTTCTTCGACAGGCATCTTCACACGGATGCGGACAAACACGCCCACATGTGTGTGCAAGCGGCATGGTCTGGCGTGTCGCTTCCAGGGAGTCGTCAAAACGCAAGTCTCTTACACCCTCAATATATCCGGGTATATCAACATGCGCAGGACAGGCATCCGTACACGGTGCCGTTATTTTTGCTATATAACCGATTTTTTCATCATAATGTTTTGACTTTTTCTTTTCGTTAATACACTCCAGGAATGTATCTTCAAAATGATTCATCAAATCAAGTATAGGATTTGGAACTGTTTTTCCAATCTCACACTTAGAAGTTATCTGCATACTTTTACCGATCTCTTTTAAGTGGTCTAAATCAGCCAATTCACCTTCACCACGAGCAATTTTATCAAGCTGGTCATATAAAATACGGCCACCCCATCTTCCAGGAGCACATCTTCCGCATGCTTCCGAATAGACTTGATACTGTGCAGCATATTCCATCGCAAGACGGATAACATCTACATCCTCATGAAACAACGAAACACCATCCCAGCCGATAAAAGCTTTTGAATCACGGTGATCATCATATTGTGCCGGTAAATTATAAGCTGATTCCTCCCACTCTTCTTGGGGTTTGCCAATATTATTAACAAGCTCACCATTCCAAGTAGAAAAATATACTTTGCTCACATTCAATCCCTATTTTTTCACTACGATAGTCCAGTCGACTTCGTTAAATTTTAATGAGTTATACAGTTCATACCCACACTCTTTTACCAAATCAGCACTTCTTTGAATTGGAGAAAAATCTCCTATTTCAAAAAGAAAAATCAAAGTCTCGGTAGGCTTGTGTTTCTCTTGCAAAATCTCTTTCATACGAGGTTCAAAATTATCTTTTAAGTGTCTTAAATCATATCTTTTCATTATCTGTCAACCTCACCAAATACAATATTTGTTGTCCCAATTATAGAAACAACATCTGGAATGTAATGACCCGGTAACAAGTCGGTTAAAATTCCGGTGTGCCAAAATGACGGCGCACGGAGTTTTAGTCTGTACGGATAAGGACCACCTTGGGAATTGATGTAGAATCCAAGCTCCCCTTTCGGTGACTCCGTCGGTACGTAGACTTCTCCAACCGGTGGTCTCATCCCCTGTGTTACAAGCACAAAGTGCTGCATCAAAGAGTAGTTTTGTGTCATGATGTCAATTTTCGGTGCGGAAATATACTTCGGAGCATGTGCCATCAAGTCAGTCTGTCCGTCTTTTTCACATTTTTCATACATTTCTATACATTGGTACAGAATCTTTGCACTTTGTCTCATCTCTTCCATATAGATACGGTAACGGGCAAAGTTATCACCTTTGTCTGAAAAAGGAACATCAAACTCCACTTCATCATAGAGTTCATACGGCTCTTCTTTACGAATGTCCCATGCAACACCGGAAGCTCTGAGCATTGGACCTGTACAGCCCCATGAAAGTGCCATCTCTGTAGAAATCACTCCCACCTCTTCCATTCTCATCAGCCAAATACGGTTAGAGTCCAAAAGGTCTTCATAGTCTTTAATATTCTGCGGCAGTTTGTTTAAAAATACTCTCAACTGGTGCAAAAATCCATCCTGCAGATCAAGAGGGACTCCACCTATACGAATTGCCGCATGTGTCAAACGTGCACCACAATAGCCTTCGATAATATCCATCAGGTATTCTCTTTCACGGAAAGCAAAAAGAAAAACCGTCATAGCTCCGATGTCAAGTGCCGTCGTTGCCAACCAAAAAAGGTGAGACATTAAACGGTTGATTTCCAAAAGAAGCATACGAATGACTTTTGCACGGCGAGGCACTTCAAGCCCGATGAGTTTTTCAACAGCCAGAGCAAAGCCGTAGTTGTTTGAAGATGATGCAATATAGTCCATACGGTCTGTTGTCGGCATAAACTCGTTATAAATCATGTTTTCAGCCATCTTCTCCATACCACGGTGCAAATACCCGATATCAGGATGTGCTTTTACAATCTGTTCCTGTTGCAGATGCAGCATTAAACGCAACTGCCCGTGAGCAGACGGATGCTGTGGACCGAAGTTTAATATCAGTTCATTGTCATCTCTGTCAAATGTTATATTTTCAAAAAACGGTGTTAATCTGTTTTTTACCTGTGCCATATTTTATACCACCTTATCTTTGCGGATCATCAATAACTACTGATGACTCTTTATCAAGTTTTTTGATGAGGAAAACGCCGCCTTCTTCCTGATACGAATGCGTCACTGCCGGTTCGTCACCGGTAATTTTTGTACCCTTTGGAACTTCATGCCCAAGACGCGCAAAACGCTCAGAATCATATCTGTCCACTCTTGCAGTATCACGAAGTTCAGGTCCTATGATGTCACGCGCTTCTTTTCCATAGATTTTATCTACTTCATACCATGCTGCAAATTCATCCCCTTCAAGAGGATAGGTTTTCAGCAACGGATGTCCTTCCCAGTCATACGGCATTAAAATTCTTTTCATAAACGGATGGTTGTTCGCTTCGATGCCAAACATATCAAACATT
Encoded proteins:
- a CDS encoding NADH-ubiquinone oxidoreductase subunit E family protein, which encodes MKRYDLRHLKDNFEPRMKEILQEKHKPTETLIFLFEIGDFSPIQRSADLVKECGYELYNSLKFNEVDWTIVVKK
- a CDS encoding NADH-quinone oxidoreductase subunit G, which encodes MSKIINFKIDGKDVTAVKGETILQAARKNDIYIPTMCYISKTTPCASCRICSVEVEGVDGLVLSCNTPPTEGIEVRTNSAELELERTNIMKLYDVNHPLECGVCDKSGECDLQNMTLEFGVAQQEFSAKDQLRKVEHWGLINYDPALCIMCEKCVHVCNEVIGDDAIEVKFGGYSSVIIPKNAQTLDCTFCGECIAVCPVGALVSSDFQYSANAWELSRVPSTCAHCSAGCALEYETRHVGINGEDSIYRVKNNYEFNSLCGAGRFGFDFENRASKDEEAFKKAVEAIQNANAIRFSSIITNEEAHILQLLKEKLGIKLFNEDARLYAEFMKAYSSVSGKLHHSASMDAVKQADAIIIIGTRLATDNPMVRYAVRTASQHNGAKIVYAHPLEDALMKNTATQFMKYEVGTEEGVMALLVHELLKNRDIDENTKAFLDELDLGYLEAESNVGDDELKLMTKSFKRAQKHVLIIGSDVFAHKRAKNIAKLAALIEKYTEFSLLIIPTEVNTAGVALTCKLDTDENIGNIVAYNAEGDFIMSSLKDSDLAMPALNQVEGTVVNVDNQVLPLNVALPFEGYTLNDIANALGLKKENTIDYTKELDPSKGFKAIAFDDLENFLTPYGEDKRGYILDEVVCETDSEIAPVEELPEFNGSVIYNCNPVLQFNAFTNKTHQLEKDTTLRGSAQFAAAAKIADGDVVEISFASRTIQRVFKQDEELKGTIALNPTFDLGQDFSRYRFEKSKIARVI
- the nuoD gene encoding NADH dehydrogenase (quinone) subunit D, translated to MAQVKNRLTPFFENITFDRDDNELILNFGPQHPSAHGQLRLMLHLQQEQIVKAHPDIGYLHRGMEKMAENMIYNEFMPTTDRMDYIASSSNNYGFALAVEKLIGLEVPRRAKVIRMLLLEINRLMSHLFWLATTALDIGAMTVFLFAFREREYLMDIIEGYCGARLTHAAIRIGGVPLDLQDGFLHQLRVFLNKLPQNIKDYEDLLDSNRIWLMRMEEVGVISTEMALSWGCTGPMLRASGVAWDIRKEEPYELYDEVEFDVPFSDKGDNFARYRIYMEEMRQSAKILYQCIEMYEKCEKDGQTDLMAHAPKYISAPKIDIMTQNYSLMQHFVLVTQGMRPPVGEVYVPTESPKGELGFYINSQGGPYPYRLKLRAPSFWHTGILTDLLPGHYIPDVVSIIGTTNIVFGEVDR
- a CDS encoding FAD-dependent oxidoreductase, with the translated sequence MSKVYFSTWNGELVNNIGKPQEEWEESAYNLPAQYDDHRDSKAFIGWDGVSLFHEDVDVIRLAMEYAAQYQVYSEACGRCAPGRWGGRILYDQLDKIARGEGELADLDHLKEIGKSMQITSKCEIGKTVPNPILDLMNHFEDTFLECINEKKKSKHYDEKIGYIAKITAPCTDACPAHVDIPGYIEGVRDLRFDDSLEATRQTMPLAHTCGRVCPHPCEDACRRTNLDEPISIMALKRLGADWETDHEYSFFHPMEKKPPIDKKVAVIGAGPAGLTTAYYLAAEGIEVDVYEDLPVLGGEVAVGVPEYRMPVDKYNQDIECVRDMGVNFITNSRITADDMRRFEKEYDATMVAVGTRISKKVRCENERPEIKGYWGAIDFLDRVNLYEKYGITIPKEVQEENLLTTDYVDLTGKTVVCVGGGFTSMDVVRCAIRANAKKVYMIYRRDEKTIIRNTTYEEYHEAVEEGVEFLFHSAVNKITTDENDILRELLIDKFELVPDPNGGRAQLVKIEGESYTIEADYLIPAVSQSADLDLLPEEWEIEMTSWATIKTNGKDYMTSRKGIFAAGDCEYGPMTIVNAVGQAKRAASVMARYVQTGEISLTDDEIMEDHLVKLKVYDKKEKVTGWLPGLPREHSSVLDVEVRKHNNAEVNLGFTQEQALSEADRCMRCYYIAMVQA